CCAAAGCAGCAGTTTATAGGAGATAAAATCAGCTTCAGCTATATTTATAAGCCCTGCGAAATGATTGGCGGTGATTTCCTTGATATATTTGAAATTGACGAAGACCATATAGGTATTTATATTGCTGATGTATCAGGTCATGGTATTGCGGCATCTATGCTTACAATGTTTTTGCGTGCAGCTATAGACAAGTCCTCCCTTTCACCGTCAAAGGTGCTGACTCAACTCTACCATGAGTTTAATAAGAACGGATTTGAGAACGAGCTTTATATTTCCGTATTTTTTGGAATAATAAATACATCTGACTATAGTTTTGCATACTCAAATGCCGGGTTAAATGTATCACCGGTTTTATTTTCTGGCAATGAATTTAAGCTGCTGAGAGCCACAGGAATACCTATAAGCAACTGGGTGGATAAGCCTGAATATACGGAGGTAACACAAAAGCTTTCATCAAAGGACAGATTGCTATTCTTAACAGATGGAATCATTGAGATTAAAAACAAGTCCAGTGAGCAGTTTGGAGAAGACAGAATCATAGAGCACTTATTAAAAAATGATTTAAAGCCTTCGAGTTCGATAACGAAGCTGGTAGATAAAGCATTGGCCTTCTCCGGCAGCAGTATCCACGACATAATGGACGATATTACTGTAGCTTTACTGGAAATGAAATAAATATAGTTTATATTTGTTATAATTATATAAAGATTAAAAAACATTATTAAGGAAGTGTATTCAGTGAGCATTAATGACATTGCAGATAAATTGGAATCATTCAGAAATATGGGATACATAATACCCCATAAATCTTTATTAAAGAATCCCCAGCAAATTGAAGGTATTCGCAAGAGCGGTGAGATAACAACTCAGATACTCGACTTATTGGAGAAGGAAGTAAAGCCAGGCATAACAACTGCTGAAATAGACAAAATAGTGTACGAACATACAGTTTCGAACAATGCAATTCCAGCACCGCTTAATTATGACGGCTTTCCCAAAAGCGTTTGTACTTCTATAAATAACGTTGTCTGCCATGGAATACCAAATGAGAAAACCGTACTCAAATCCGGCGATATAGTAAACATAGATGTATCTACAATTTTAGACGGATATTATTCAGATGCGAGCAGAATGTATATGATAGGCGATGTTTCACCTAATGCAAGAAAACTTGTAGAGGTAACAAAAGAGTGTCTCGATATCGGAACAAAACAGGTGAAACCTTTCGGTTCAATTAATGATATAGGAAGAGCTATTGAGCCATTTGCAAATAAGAACGGATATACAGTTGTCCGTGACCTTGGTGGCCATGGTGTGGGAATTCAATTTCATGAGGAACCCCATGTCAATCATTTCCATTTGAAAGACATGGGATTTCTGATACTTCCTGGAATGGTATTTACTATAGAACCTATGATAAACGAAGGCGATTACAGAGTTCAGATCGGATATGATAATTGGACCGTGACCACAGAAGACGGTTCCTTATCAGCTCAATGGGAATATACTATTGCCGTTACACAGACTGGTTATGAGATACTTGCACATTAAGCATCCAATCTGCAAGTTTACTGATACCTTCACCTGTTTTACATGATACCTCAATAATTTCTGCTTTTTCATTTAATGCCTTAACGCCTTTGTAGAAGCTATCCTTATCAAAGTCGATATAAGGCATTAAATCTGTCTTGTTAAGCACTACAACATCAGCAAGTTCAAACATGGAGGTATATTTGTACGGCTTGTCATGTCCCTCCGGA
This genomic stretch from Ruminiclostridium cellulolyticum H10 harbors:
- a CDS encoding SpoIIE family protein phosphatase — encoded protein: MSNKIVKEFASTESNFIEDIIDGMQDWVRVIDRDGNILFVNKPMCEGLGYNAVGRKCYEVLGRSSPCANCISSLKGENIPNCKEETINGRVFSVTSSPLKSFQSNNVEAVIEVLHDITELKMLSQELEKQNEQLREDLSIARKLQCSLLPKQQFIGDKISFSYIYKPCEMIGGDFLDIFEIDEDHIGIYIADVSGHGIAASMLTMFLRAAIDKSSLSPSKVLTQLYHEFNKNGFENELYISVFFGIINTSDYSFAYSNAGLNVSPVLFSGNEFKLLRATGIPISNWVDKPEYTEVTQKLSSKDRLLFLTDGIIEIKNKSSEQFGEDRIIEHLLKNDLKPSSSITKLVDKALAFSGSSIHDIMDDITVALLEMK
- the map gene encoding type I methionyl aminopeptidase, which gives rise to MSINDIADKLESFRNMGYIIPHKSLLKNPQQIEGIRKSGEITTQILDLLEKEVKPGITTAEIDKIVYEHTVSNNAIPAPLNYDGFPKSVCTSINNVVCHGIPNEKTVLKSGDIVNIDVSTILDGYYSDASRMYMIGDVSPNARKLVEVTKECLDIGTKQVKPFGSINDIGRAIEPFANKNGYTVVRDLGGHGVGIQFHEEPHVNHFHLKDMGFLILPGMVFTIEPMINEGDYRVQIGYDNWTVTTEDGSLSAQWEYTIAVTQTGYEILAH